Proteins from a genomic interval of Lolium perenne isolate Kyuss_39 chromosome 1, Kyuss_2.0, whole genome shotgun sequence:
- the LOC127329655 gene encoding uncharacterized protein: MSASITTSSLPLGAAAVGLGLQAFEAAMDEARVKLTCAAAVVLHGDKPLVDQVTITLADARELLATMAKGLCLNLTETLVFKELARVAVAFAGLESQCQDNCANAHGLLGAMEGLRHVAKFFLGVEAAAELRPTPAMPADAEPLSTQEAKATFLWDLAKEFAALVTDIKWRYAARAVPAVNESGVDKRRYVSVDADEDLVSHLTGTCADALALLGQMVHKVAGGGFPFTDVAFQEVVSIGKSFVKLQVECAHGSVTSDAVIDAMQALKKMAVVFAGTGVASALRPDSPWSSQGLNDGQNKVAYMWDLSAAFSVLFYDVKFRCVDPKSLK; the protein is encoded by the exons ATGTCTGCCTCCATCACCACTTCCTCTCtccctctcggtgccgccgccgTCGGTCTCGGTCTCCAGGCCTTTGAGGCCGCCATGGACGAGGCACGGGTCAAGCTCAcctgcgccgccgccgtcgtcctcCACGGCgacaagccgctggtggaccagGTGACCATCACGCTCGCCGACGCGCGAGAGCTCCTCGCCACCATGGCCAAAGGCCTCTGCCTCAACCTTACCGAAACCCTCGTTTTCAAG GAGCTCGCTCGCGTCGCCGTCGCGTTCGCCGGCCTGGAGTCCCAGTGCCAGGACAACTGCGCCAACGCCCACGGCCTCCTCGGGGCCATGGAGGGGCTACGCCACGTCGCCAAGTTCTTCCTCGGCGTTGAGGCCGCCGCCGAGCTCCGCCCCACCCCAGCAATGCCCGCCGACGCCGAGCCCCTCTCCACCCAGGAAGCCAAGGCGACCTTCCTCTGGGACCTCGCCAAAGAATTCGCTGCGCTCGTCACCGACATCAAGTGGAGGTACGCCGCGCGCGCTGTTCCCGCCGTCAACGAGTCTGGCGTCGACAAGCGCCGGTATGTCTCGGTGGACGCCGACGAGGACCTTGTCAGCCACCTCACCGGTACCTGCGCAGACGCGCTGGCACTTCTGGGCCAGATGGTCCACAAGGTCGCCGGCGGTGGCTTCCCCTTCACCGACGTCGCCTTCCAG GAGGTGGTCTCAATTGGCAAGTCCTTCGTCAAGCTGCAAGTTGAGTGCGCCCACGGCTCTGTTACCTCCGACGCTGTGATCGACGCGATGCAAGCGCTCAAGAAGATGGCAGTCGTCTTCGCAGGGACTGGGGTGGCGTCGGCGCTCCGGCCTGACAGCCCTTGGTCCAGCCAGGGCCTCAACGACGGTCAGAACAAGGTCGCGTACATGTGGGATTTGTCCGCCGCCTTCAG